The region TTTTCAGGTGGACCACATCTCACCGGTGAATCTGCTGCTGAAGCAGCGCCTGGTGCCGGAGTTGCTGCAGGACGAACTGACCGCCGAGGCTCTGGTGGAGCTGGCCCTGCCGTTGCTGGAGCCGAAACTGGAACGGCAGCGGATGCTGGATGGCTACGGTCAACTCCGATCAACGCTGGGGGAGCCGGGTGTGACGGAGCGAGCAGCCAAGTCCATTCTCGATGAGGTGCAGCGATGAGACGACTGCTGCTGGCCTTGCTGATAGGGTTGCTGGGATTCCCGTCAGCCGTGATGGCCGACACAGAGACGGCGGTGTTCGCCGGTGGTTGCTTCTGGTGTCTTGAGCACGATCTCGAGGATCTTCCAGGGGTGGTGGAGGCCACCAGCGGTTACAGCGGCGGCCATGTGGACAGCCCCACCTACCGTCAGGTGAGCGCTGAAACCACTGGCCATCAGGAGGTGGTTGAGGTGCGGTTCGATCCGGCCGAAATCAGCTACGGCACGTTGCTGCGCAGCTACTGGCGCAATGTGGACCCCCTCGATGGGGACGGCCAGTTCTGCGACCGCGGTGACTCCTACCGGCCGGTGATTTTCACAGCCGATGCGGCCCAGGCCCGTGAAGTGGAAGCGAGTGCCCAGGCCGCTGCCCGTGAGCTGGGTCTGCCCCGCTCGTCACTGAAGGTGGAGCTGCGGGATGCAGCGCGCTTCTGGCGGGCGGAGGACTACCACCAGAACTACGCCGAGCTGAATGAGCTCAAATACAACTTCTACCGCTTCAGTTGTGGCCGTGACCGTCGCCTGGATGCGGTGTGGGGTGCATCAGCGCGCAGAGGTGATGAATGGTCAGACGCATCAGAAACCAGTCAAAACCCTTAAGAAATCAATAGTCAACCTATGGAAAAGATTAAGCGGCGAAGATGGCTTAATTCACCCAGTTCTCAGTGAACAGACGGCTTCCCGCCCATCGACCACCATTGAGGACATGCTTACGATCATGGTGCTGATGGAGGGAGATGTATGTATTTGCTGACCATTAGGGATGGTCTTGGAACCCGTCATATCGGACCTTATCCATCCCCGAAGCATGCTTCGGATGATCTTGATCGGGTGCTGGAGACGTGCTCTGAGCGGGCCCGCTGGCAGATCCACGCCCTGGAAACACCGGAGCGGCATGGCTCCACCCGATTCCACGCCGTCGCAGCGTCCTGATCAGGCCCGGGGGCCGCGACCGGGAAAACCTTTGGTCAGACCGCTGTCAATCATGAGTCCGATGCCGGCATTGATGCAGATCAGACTGAAGGTGCCGGTCCAGAACCACTCGCCGGCCTGGCCGCCCATCAGCTGAACCACCCGGCGGCTCACCGCTTCGCCGAACAGGCAAAGACCCACCGGCAGCAGCAGGACCCCGGCCTGGGCCTTCAGGTACCAGCGCCAGGGTGATGTGGGTCTCATGCCGGGTTGCACACCCAATTAGCCAGGGTGCGAACGCCGTAACCGGTGGCACCGGCGGGGTCCAGACCACGGCCCTTGTCACTCCAGACGGTGCCGGCGATGTCGATGTGGGCCCAGGCGATGCCGTCGCCAACGAAGTGCTCGAGGAACAGTGCTGCTGTGATCGAGCCACCCGGCCTGGGGCCGGTGTTCTTGAAATCGGCCAGCTTGGATTTCAGGCCCTCCTTGTAGGAGGCGCGCAATGGCATCCGCCAGAGCCCTTCACCACCGGCATCCGCCGCCTGCTGAAGGGCGGTGGCCAGGCCATCGTTGTTGCTCCACAGGCCTGCCATCTCATCGCCGAGGGCGATGACGCAGGCGCCGGTGAGGGTGGCCAGGTCAACGACGGCGTCGGGCTTCTGCTCACAGGCGTAGAGCAGGGCATCCGCCAGGGTCAGCCGGCCTTCGGCATCGGTGTTGTTGATTTCAATCGTGGTGCCGTCGGCGGCGGTGACGATGTCACCGGGATGCACGGCGGAGCCGTTGATCATGTTTTCGCAGGAGGCCACGATCATGTGCACCTCCACCCCTGCCGGCTTGCGTTCGGCGATGGAGCGCATGGCCCCTAGCACCGCTGCGCTGCCGCCCATGTCGAACTTCATCATGTCGATCTGGGCGGCCCCCACCTTGAGGTTGTAGCCGCCGGAATCGAAGGTGAGGCCTTTGCCCACCAGTGCCACCCGACGCTTCACTTCGCCGTCGGGGCGGTAAATCAGGTGAATCAGTTTGGGGTCTAGATCGGAGCCCTGGCTGACGCAGAGAAACGCTCCCATTCCGCGGGCTTCACACTCGGCCCGTTCCAGAACGGTGAGCTCCAGGCCGTGGTTGCGGGAGAGCTCGGCGGCGGTCTCCGCCAGGGCAGCGGGTGTCACCACATTGGGAGGAGCGGCCACCAGCTCACGGGCCAGCTCCACACCGGCGCAGGTGGCACCCACGGCCTCGAGGCCGGCGGCGGCCGTGGCGGGCAGCCCGATCAACTCCAGGGCCTCCGGGTGACGCCGTGGTTCCGGTGCCGTGCGGAAGCGCTGGTCGGCGTAGAGAGCCAGGCGCGCAGCTTCAGCCGCCGCCGCCGCGGCGGCGGCGGGTTCCAGTCCATCCCAGCTGAGCTGCAGCCCCAGGCTGCCGGTGTGACCGCTGGCGGCCTTGGCGGCCCTGGCGGCGGCGCTGCGCACCCCATCGAGGTTGAAGGCATTGGCAAGCCCCAGACCCAGCACCACCAGCCGTTGAGGGCCGTCTTTGCCGAGACGGTTGATCAGCAGCTGCTCCGATGGCTTGCCCTTGAACTGCTGCTGCGAGAGGGCGGCCCCCAGGCCGGGGAAGCGCGCTTCGAGATCGGTGGCGGGCTGATCCTGCAGCAGTCCCACCACCAGCACATCACCGTTCCAGTCTTGAAGACCGGTGGTGGAGAGAGAGAAGCGCATGACCCGGCGCGTCGCAAAAGCCGAGCGTAGCGATGCTGCTAGGAGGGGGGGCTATTGGCGACCTCGCGATGTTCTCCAACGTGGCCCTGCTGGCCGTGGCGGCGCTGATCGGCGTCAGCCCGCTGGTGTGGGTGATTCTTCACTTCAACGGCCGCTGACATCGCTCTTTCAGTGCCTTGATGACCAGGGCTTAGGCATCATCTTGCCCCTGAATCAGAAAGGCCTCCTTTTCAAGCGCCATGTGCTCCTGGAGGTAGTGATGGCTCAGTAGGTATCGAATGCGGCTCTCCACAGCAGGATCCGCTTTCCTTTTAATCCCGAGCAGTGTGAGCTTGCCCTTCGGACAACTCTGGGCGGCATGAACGGCTTCATGCAGCAGCACCTGCCAGGTGATGCCCAGTTCATTGACGATGGGAGAGATCTGAATGAGCTTCTGGGCTGGGATAAAGCGTCCGTAAGCTCTGCCAGGAAGCTGACGCATTTAAATTTTGAAGCCGTAACGCAGCAGGGCGTGCTGCAGGGGACTGAGATCAAACGCTGCGGCGCTGAGAGGTCTTAGCAACAGGGCCGCAAGCAAAAGCAGGCCGGCGGAATACCTCACAGGTCGGTGGTGAAGGGGGTGGCCCAGCGTTGGCGGGTTTCTTTGTTGAACGGCGGCAGCCAGAGGTGGATCAGGGCCTGCTCCAGGCCGCGCCGGGCCTTGGTGGTTCGGGGCACATCGCTGCAGAAGCGGATGCTGAGTTGGTGGGCCATACCGCAGCGCTGCAGGGCTTCGCCGTAGGCCGCCAGGTAGGCCTTGCAGTCGTGTTCGCCTTTCCAGCGGCGATCGGCTGCCATGGTTTCGCCCAC is a window of Synechococcus sp. A15-24 DNA encoding:
- a CDS encoding leucyl aminopeptidase, producing MRFSLSTTGLQDWNGDVLVVGLLQDQPATDLEARFPGLGAALSQQQFKGKPSEQLLINRLGKDGPQRLVVLGLGLANAFNLDGVRSAAARAAKAASGHTGSLGLQLSWDGLEPAAAAAAAAEAARLALYADQRFRTAPEPRRHPEALELIGLPATAAAGLEAVGATCAGVELARELVAAPPNVVTPAALAETAAELSRNHGLELTVLERAECEARGMGAFLCVSQGSDLDPKLIHLIYRPDGEVKRRVALVGKGLTFDSGGYNLKVGAAQIDMMKFDMGGSAAVLGAMRSIAERKPAGVEVHMIVASCENMINGSAVHPGDIVTAADGTTIEINNTDAEGRLTLADALLYACEQKPDAVVDLATLTGACVIALGDEMAGLWSNNDGLATALQQAADAGGEGLWRMPLRASYKEGLKSKLADFKNTGPRPGGSITAALFLEHFVGDGIAWAHIDIAGTVWSDKGRGLDPAGATGYGVRTLANWVCNPA
- the msrA gene encoding peptide-methionine (S)-S-oxide reductase MsrA, translated to MRRLLLALLIGLLGFPSAVMADTETAVFAGGCFWCLEHDLEDLPGVVEATSGYSGGHVDSPTYRQVSAETTGHQEVVEVRFDPAEISYGTLLRSYWRNVDPLDGDGQFCDRGDSYRPVIFTADAAQAREVEASAQAAARELGLPRSSLKVELRDAARFWRAEDYHQNYAELNELKYNFYRFSCGRDRRLDAVWGASARRGDEWSDASETSQNP